One window from the genome of Nicotiana tomentosiformis chromosome 5, ASM39032v3, whole genome shotgun sequence encodes:
- the LOC138892389 gene encoding uncharacterized protein yields the protein MRFGRKGKLSPRYVGQYKIIRMIGQVAYTLELPPEMSLMHPVFYVSILKKVVGDPSAIDPVETIEVNEELSYEEILVSIIDRQVRKLRNKEIASVNVLWRNQQVEKATWEAEKEMKKN from the exons atgcggtttggaaggaaagggaaattgagtcctaGGTATGTTGGGCAGTACAAAATCATTCGGATGATTGGTCAGGTGGCATACacgcttgagctaccacccgagatgtcattaaTGCACCCGGTATTCTATGTATCTATAttaaagaaggtagttggagatccgtcagctattgatCCAGTTGAGACCATTGAagttaatgaagaactgtcatatgaagaaattctagtttctattattgatcggcaagtccgaaagttgagaaataaagagattgcATCCGTGAatgtgctatggcgaaaccagcaggttgaaaaggctacttgggaagccgagaaagaaatgaagaaaaa ttga
- the LOC138892390 gene encoding uncharacterized protein has translation MAPFEALYGRGYRFPIGWFKIGETELIGQDLVHQAMEKVKTIKEQLKTAQSRQKSYSDMCRKDLEFKEDDWRVGQVAYRLELPPEMSLVHPVFHVSMLKKVFGDPTLIVLVETIEVNEELNYEEISIAILDRQV, from the exons atggcaccatttgaggctctatatggtaggggATATAGAtttcccattgggtggttcaaaattggggaaacAGAGTTGATAGGACAAGACCtagtgcatcaggctatggagaaggttaagaccATTAAGGAACAGCTGAAAACTgcccagagtcgtcagaagtcctactCGGATATGTGTCGcaaggatttggagttcaaagaggatgattgg AGGgttggtcaggtggcttacaggcttgagcTACCACCAGAGATGTCATTggtgcacccagtgtttcatgtatctatgttgaaaaAGGTATTTGGAGACCCAACACTCATTGTcctggttgagactattgaggttaatgaagaattgaatTATGAGGAGATTTcgattgccattcttgataggcaagtctga